In a single window of the Helicobacter felis ATCC 49179 genome:
- a CDS encoding coiled-coil domain-containing protein, with protein sequence MPHKNLAFGGSIEGGVLVLDRVVLVPSHLGTRFEGVKIVLGADAQGQDLTHALKNLESPQEFLTQLQTHFYFKEWRAYLDTCMPSKRISALQNAKNLPGLLGARPYPLWLLNPAKAQELSPDHICQSISQNMAKTLIRRFAPPLRAALVKMIATPQVCLIQVEGRLTHSLELVATAIKYHVNQQDKILLASPIAFKEALENKSISPHAPLSFCDLSTQKLEARYQDLETLQCQINHEPAPPNNLENFLRFLDTQMGDFVLPDALLEPIYHTLKEDLNALTPLKFRSLSLDMPAPDFSSALKAIYKNILDFEACDQEVAKIDFNALQEEHAKLTQEIQELENQKGRITDIESLEALKDQIRHKKQEQKSAFTLGKYAKLFGTSKLELIKDLLDTNKTRVARLKAHFNTTLRAQAQNFRPEPIETQPTECQILETKIQDLQTRIAHIESQKAQIQESLAQIQAKYNLESLEQIPSFLTARLNDCNQNLFTESTPLDTRLCFIPFGSDPCVLEMASPFDVVVILDEGGLNLDLLLLILNAQKVIWLKSTHAPNLIDLPKMPSPELQESLFTTCFANAPSEIKAQIHLKGSKSKMIWC encoded by the coding sequence TTGCCCCACAAGAACCTAGCTTTTGGGGGTTCTATTGAGGGGGGTGTGTTGGTGTTAGATCGGGTGGTGCTTGTGCCTTCTCATTTAGGGACGCGTTTTGAGGGGGTAAAGATTGTGCTTGGTGCAGACGCACAAGGGCAAGATTTAACCCATGCCCTAAAAAACCTAGAAAGCCCACAAGAGTTTTTAACACAACTACAAACACACTTTTACTTTAAGGAATGGAGGGCGTATTTAGACACTTGCATGCCTAGCAAAAGAATATCCGCCTTACAAAACGCCAAAAATTTGCCCGGCTTGCTTGGTGCGCGTCCTTATCCCCTATGGCTTTTAAACCCGGCTAAGGCGCAAGAGTTAAGCCCCGATCACATCTGCCAAAGCATTTCGCAAAATATGGCAAAAACCCTCATCAGGCGTTTTGCACCACCCCTGCGCGCCGCCCTTGTGAAGATGATCGCCACGCCGCAAGTCTGCTTGATCCAAGTGGAGGGCAGGTTAACGCACAGCTTAGAGCTAGTCGCCACAGCGATCAAATACCATGTTAACCAGCAAGATAAAATTTTATTAGCTAGCCCCATAGCCTTTAAAGAAGCCTTAGAAAACAAGTCAATAAGCCCGCACGCGCCCTTAAGCTTTTGTGATTTAAGCACTCAAAAGCTAGAGGCAAGGTACCAAGACTTAGAAACTCTGCAATGCCAAATCAACCACGAGCCTGCGCCCCCAAACAATTTAGAAAATTTTTTACGCTTTTTAGACACACAAATGGGCGATTTTGTGCTACCCGATGCGCTTTTAGAGCCTATTTACCATACCCTAAAAGAAGACTTAAACGCCCTAACCCCCCTTAAGTTTCGCTCCCTCTCTTTAGATATGCCTGCACCAGACTTTTCAAGCGCGCTCAAAGCGATTTACAAAAACATTTTGGACTTTGAGGCATGCGATCAAGAAGTGGCAAAGATTGATTTTAATGCCTTGCAAGAGGAGCACGCCAAACTTACCCAAGAAATCCAAGAACTTGAGAACCAAAAGGGCAGAATCACCGATATAGAAAGCTTAGAAGCACTTAAAGACCAAATCCGCCACAAAAAGCAAGAGCAAAAGAGCGCATTCACCTTAGGCAAGTATGCTAAACTCTTTGGCACGAGCAAGTTAGAGTTGATCAAAGATTTGTTAGACACCAATAAAACAAGAGTGGCGCGGTTAAAGGCGCATTTTAACACCACTCTACGCGCTCAAGCGCAGAATTTTAGACCAGAACCAATAGAAACACAGCCCACAGAATGCCAAATTTTAGAAACAAAAATCCAAGACTTGCAAACCAGAATCGCCCACATAGAATCCCAAAAAGCGCAGATACAAGAAAGCCTAGCGCAAATACAAGCCAAATACAACCTTGAAAGCCTAGAGCAAATCCCTAGCTTTTTAACTGCGCGCTTAAATGATTGCAACCAAAACCTATTCACAGAGAGCACTCCCCTAGACACGCGCCTATGTTTTATCCCCTTTGGGAGTGATCCGTGTGTTTTAGAAATGGCAAGCCCCTTTGATGTGGTAGTAATTTTAGATGAGGGCGGGTTAAATCTCGATCTCTTGCTCCTGATTTTAAACGCCCAAAAGGTCATTTGGCTTAAAAGCACACATGCGCCTAATTTGATAGATTTGCCAAAAATGCCTAGCCCAGAGTTACAAGAGTCTTTATTTACAACTTGTTTTGCCAACGCCCCAAGTGAGATCAAGGCACAAATCCATTTAAAAGGGAGCAAATCCAAGATGATTTGGTGCTAG
- a CDS encoding AAA family ATPase, which produces MEKESEWLQQFISDAKLKGAMILSGNVGDLFQSKFDMQYKNLDRFLIELLHKKLGFSNVWLWDCVGGVDYDLSILPESKATPQSQPKDAYDIGDANIPKDLPKHEKVEDFFSIIMNNLSTKSGQCFILDYTDYIFGVQASLSEAERHWIIRLKKAIQRNAHYTLGDAQAMQSKNLVIFLARKRTALPSSLYINDCHISSLEIPLPSRPERKSFIESFGKLPFDPPITQDPSKLADFIDMLEGFMLKEIAQILQLAHNNEHLSPEKSVKFYRYKQSRSPWEDLDKHKLDGICQALEKRVKGQHHAIRKVEKVIIRAFTGFSGAAHSAKSQKPKWVLFFVGPTGVGKTELAKSLAEFLFGDESAFLRFDMSEFNHEQSDQRLVGAPPGYVGHEEGGQLTNAIRAKPFSVILFDEIEKAHERILDKFLQILEDGRLTDGRGETASFGESVIIFTSNIGASEIKSDGEPKEVAQQFVQAVRDYCKNKLERPELLNRIGDNIVPFNFIKNEDFLIAIIQSKFEQIAQQVAEKYKISLEFKAPESAQQGFRALARHVKKEHGGRGVVNRLETQIENHLSIFIFDHWEEMEGCQKIYIKQTRPEFDSFEFELGPC; this is translated from the coding sequence ATGGAAAAAGAAAGTGAATGGTTGCAACAATTCATCTCCGATGCCAAGCTTAAAGGCGCGATGATTTTAAGCGGGAATGTGGGCGATCTGTTTCAAAGCAAGTTTGACATGCAATATAAAAATTTAGATCGCTTTTTGATCGAGTTGTTGCACAAAAAATTGGGCTTTTCAAATGTGTGGCTGTGGGATTGTGTGGGAGGTGTGGATTATGATCTATCCATCTTGCCCGAGAGCAAAGCCACCCCCCAATCCCAGCCTAAAGATGCCTATGATATTGGTGATGCCAACATCCCCAAAGATCTCCCCAAGCACGAAAAAGTGGAGGATTTTTTCTCTATCATTATGAATAATCTTAGCACAAAGTCGGGGCAGTGTTTTATCTTGGATTATACGGATTATATTTTTGGCGTGCAAGCTAGCCTTAGCGAAGCAGAACGCCATTGGATTATTCGGCTCAAAAAAGCCATCCAACGCAACGCCCATTACACCTTGGGCGATGCCCAAGCCATGCAATCTAAAAATTTAGTGATCTTTTTGGCCCGCAAACGCACCGCTCTGCCCTCTTCGCTTTACATCAATGATTGCCATATCAGCAGCCTAGAAATCCCTTTGCCCAGCCGCCCTGAGCGTAAAAGCTTTATTGAGAGCTTTGGCAAACTCCCCTTTGACCCACCCATCACCCAAGACCCCAGCAAATTAGCCGACTTTATCGACATGCTAGAGGGTTTTATGCTCAAAGAAATTGCCCAAATTTTACAACTCGCCCACAACAATGAGCATTTAAGCCCTGAAAAAAGCGTGAAATTCTACCGCTACAAACAGAGCCGTAGCCCGTGGGAGGATTTGGACAAGCATAAACTAGATGGCATTTGCCAAGCCCTAGAAAAGCGAGTCAAAGGGCAACACCATGCCATCAGAAAGGTAGAAAAGGTCATTATCCGTGCTTTTACGGGGTTTTCAGGGGCAGCACACTCGGCCAAGAGCCAAAAGCCCAAGTGGGTTTTATTTTTTGTAGGCCCTACAGGGGTGGGCAAGACCGAGCTTGCCAAGTCTTTAGCTGAGTTTTTATTTGGCGATGAGAGCGCGTTTTTACGCTTTGATATGAGCGAATTTAACCATGAGCAGAGCGATCAACGCCTTGTGGGCGCGCCCCCGGGCTATGTAGGGCATGAAGAGGGCGGGCAGCTCACAAACGCCATCCGCGCTAAACCCTTTAGCGTGATTTTATTTGATGAGATCGAAAAGGCGCATGAACGCATTTTAGATAAATTCTTACAAATCTTAGAGGATGGGCGGCTCACCGATGGGCGGGGTGAAACCGCTTCTTTTGGCGAGTCGGTGATCATTTTCACCTCCAACATTGGGGCGAGTGAAATTAAAAGCGATGGCGAGCCCAAAGAGGTGGCGCAACAATTCGTGCAAGCTGTGCGGGATTATTGCAAGAATAAATTGGAGCGACCTGAATTGTTAAACCGCATAGGCGATAACATTGTCCCCTTTAATTTCATCAAAAATGAGGACTTTTTGATTGCCATTATTCAAAGTAAATTTGAGCAAATCGCCCAACAAGTCGCCGAAAAATACAAGATTAGCCTAGAGTTTAAGGCTCCGGAAAGCGCACAGCAAGGCTTTAGAGCATTGGCAAGGCATGTCAAGAAAGAGCATGGCGGGCGGGGGGTGGTCAATCGCCTAGAGACTCAAATTGAAAACCATTTGAGCATTTTTATTTTCGATCATTGGGAAGAGATGGAGGGCTGTCAAAAAATCTACATCAAACAGACTAGGCCTGAATTTGACAGCTTTGAATTTGAATTAGGGCCATGTTGA
- a CDS encoding 4Fe-4S single cluster domain-containing protein, which produces MLNIASVRLCTQAEGPGKRMTIWLQGCLKRCFNCCNPHMQPLVKKELMQEGALIEQIYLASEKYQICGITLLGGEPLLQAKGLLPVVRWCKQNNLSVLLFSGYTLAQIQKLPLEGAQELLDFVDVLVDGEYVDSLYDESRGIVGSSNQEIHFFTDTYSLKDFKSQVQVEVLVDEQGVKFNGWALSPKDLGAFKA; this is translated from the coding sequence ATGTTGAATATCGCCAGCGTGCGGCTATGCACACAAGCAGAGGGACCCGGAAAGCGCATGACTATTTGGCTACAAGGCTGTTTAAAGCGTTGCTTTAATTGCTGTAACCCACACATGCAACCCCTTGTTAAAAAAGAACTCATGCAAGAGGGGGCATTGATAGAGCAAATTTATTTAGCCTCTGAGAAATATCAAATTTGTGGGATCACGCTTTTGGGCGGGGAGCCCCTTTTGCAGGCTAAGGGTTTATTGCCGGTGGTGCGTTGGTGCAAGCAAAACAACCTATCGGTTTTACTCTTTAGTGGCTACACTTTGGCACAAATACAAAAACTACCCCTTGAGGGGGCACAAGAATTATTGGACTTTGTGGATGTGCTGGTGGATGGGGAGTATGTGGACTCTTTGTATGATGAGAGTCGGGGGATTGTGGGATCAAGCAACCAAGAAATCCACTTTTTTACGGACACTTATAGCCTCAAAGATTTTAAAAGCCAAGTGCAAGTTGAGGTGTTGGTGGATGAGCAGGGAGTGAAATTTAATGGCTGGGCACTCAGCCCTAAAGACTTAGGCGCATTTAAAGCTTAG
- a CDS encoding site-specific DNA-methyltransferase: MHNKKYVNDNSKYYEFVGDGMDQRIWISWIGFIFAQIERALKSSGYFFSFIDWRMLPALSDAVQLADLAWRGVMVWDKGRSARPFKGGFKQQCEFIL; the protein is encoded by the coding sequence GTGCACAACAAGAAGTATGTTAATGATAATTCCAAATACTACGAATTTGTAGGCGATGGTATGGACCAAAGAATATGGATAAGCTGGATTGGCTTTATCTTTGCCCAAATAGAGCGCGCGCTTAAATCCAGCGGGTATTTCTTTAGCTTCATTGACTGGCGCATGTTGCCCGCACTCTCTGATGCCGTGCAATTAGCAGATTTAGCTTGGCGAGGTGTAATGGTATGGGATAAGGGGCGTTCTGCTAGACCCTTTAAGGGCGGGTTTAAACAACAATGCGAGTTTATTCTCTGA
- a CDS encoding 3-methyladenine DNA glycosylase, protein MNWPFCLLKTLKSLNLLQSSPPLWWPNAGSFEVVVGAILTQRARWERVCLSLENLQKSQLLNLEKLAQCRPQDLIPLIAPSGFYQQKARYLIALSQHILEDFKDFKTFQAEVSRDWLLGQKGIGFESADSILNYACLRPVLVVDAYTYKLLASLGIELEDYHALQEFFTHALQENLEATLALYNYQLPLASIYARLHGKIVECMRAKIDLKPHLKDCDDLY, encoded by the coding sequence GTGAATTGGCCCTTTTGCCTGCTCAAAACCCTTAAGAGTTTAAACCTACTCCAAAGTTCCCCACCTCTGTGGTGGCCCAATGCGGGGAGTTTTGAGGTGGTGGTAGGGGCGATCTTAACCCAGCGCGCGCGTTGGGAGAGAGTGTGTTTGAGTTTAGAAAATCTGCAAAAATCCCAACTTCTAAACTTAGAGAAATTAGCCCAGTGCAGGCCCCAAGATTTAATCCCTCTCATTGCCCCCAGTGGGTTTTACCAACAAAAAGCGCGCTATTTGATCGCTTTGAGCCAACACATCCTAGAGGATTTTAAGGATTTTAAGACTTTCCAAGCAGAAGTGAGTCGAGATTGGCTCTTGGGCCAAAAGGGGATCGGTTTTGAGAGTGCAGATAGTATTTTAAACTACGCCTGTTTGCGCCCCGTGTTAGTGGTGGATGCTTATACCTATAAATTGCTCGCCTCTTTGGGTATAGAACTAGAGGACTACCACGCCCTGCAAGAGTTTTTTACCCACGCTCTGCAAGAAAATTTAGAAGCCACCCTAGCCCTCTACAACTACCAACTGCCTTTGGCTAGCATTTACGCGCGCTTGCATGGCAAAATTGTAGAGTGCATGCGCGCTAAAATCGACCTTAAACCCCATTTAAAGGATTGTGATGATCTTTATTGA
- the hemE gene encoding uroporphyrinogen decarboxylase, giving the protein MIFIDACFRKATPYTPIWMMRQAGRYLREYQEVRQQAKNFLDLCANVKLATEVTLQPIEILDVDAAILFSDILLLPHAMGLPLEFLPGVGPKFTRTITNLEDIHALHTGAHQQLNYVYEIISSVRAQLDKSKALIGFSGAPWTLATYMIEGQGSKTYRHCKKLLYSQPEILHALLEKLSSELIAYLSAQVEAGADALMIFDSWAGALELEAYLTFGWNYIQKITRALKAKYPKIPLIIFPKGVGAYLAHLSGDFEVLGCDWGTPLKMAQEILGDRYVLQGNLEPARLYSPEAMAEGVDRILEVMGKAPGFIFNLGHGMIEDLPRAQAIELVRLVRQKSRC; this is encoded by the coding sequence ATGATCTTTATTGACGCGTGTTTTAGAAAAGCTACCCCCTACACCCCCATTTGGATGATGCGCCAAGCGGGGCGTTATCTGCGCGAATACCAAGAAGTGCGCCAACAAGCTAAAAACTTCTTAGATTTGTGCGCCAATGTCAAGCTGGCCACAGAGGTAACTTTGCAACCCATTGAAATCTTAGATGTGGATGCGGCCATTCTTTTTAGTGATATTTTACTCTTACCCCACGCGATGGGTTTGCCCTTAGAGTTTCTCCCAGGCGTTGGGCCTAAATTCACCCGCACCATCACTAACTTAGAGGACATCCACGCTCTGCACACAGGAGCGCACCAACAACTAAACTATGTTTATGAAATCATCTCTAGCGTGCGCGCACAATTAGATAAGTCTAAGGCCTTGATCGGCTTTAGCGGCGCGCCATGGACTTTGGCCACCTATATGATCGAAGGGCAGGGGAGCAAAACCTACCGCCATTGTAAAAAACTTCTCTATAGCCAACCTGAGATTCTACACGCCCTGCTAGAAAAGCTAAGTTCTGAGCTCATCGCCTATTTGAGCGCGCAGGTGGAGGCGGGCGCGGATGCGCTGATGATCTTTGATTCTTGGGCGGGCGCGTTGGAGTTAGAGGCTTATTTAACATTTGGCTGGAACTATATTCAAAAGATCACCCGCGCACTCAAAGCCAAGTATCCTAAAATCCCCCTAATTATTTTCCCTAAGGGTGTGGGGGCGTATTTGGCGCATTTGAGCGGAGATTTTGAGGTTTTGGGCTGTGATTGGGGCACGCCTTTAAAAATGGCACAAGAGATTTTAGGGGATCGCTATGTCTTGCAAGGGAATTTAGAACCCGCACGCCTGTATAGCCCAGAGGCGATGGCTGAGGGTGTGGATCGCATTTTAGAAGTGATGGGCAAAGCCCCGGGCTTTATTTTCAATCTAGGGCATGGCATGATTGAAGATCTGCCCCGCGCCCAAGCGATCGAATTAGTGCGCTTGGTGCGTCAAAAAAGTCGGTGTTAA
- a CDS encoding PBECR2 nuclease fold domain-containing protein, producing MCTLETPPPEGGGKPPHEASEDLLDPKRPLRKANPEEITPKLLEEVKKRNTKIWVGDLTNAQILEHLGLDASKPIKMLFDGDALKHIEKMHGKGSNLVEISKQPAVTIEDRIVSKKNNALNLKTLYKENGLLEKNRDFSGAGIRLSKDNGNTLEASPSTPLDATSPNPNSTTSVLKESKRAWLGAFHLKSLDEPFIPQFSPAVQQALEPVLKGEQIQLTRGSLVKLAKRQRKEFLPLIRPALEEPNVVLRQVDGALIFVKDFGGTKFFASVARGDSGEWVITSNAPKTPNNLKNKISEGGEVLISDLPGLPIIARSHDATALSSGASPKESNKLPLKTPK from the coding sequence ATGTGTACCCTAGAGACACCCCCACCTGAAGGAGGGGGTAAGCCTCCTCATGAAGCTAGCGAGGATTTATTAGACCCTAAAAGACCTCTAAGAAAAGCTAATCCAGAAGAAATAACCCCAAAGCTCTTAGAGGAGGTCAAAAAGCGTAACACTAAGATATGGGTGGGGGATTTAACCAATGCGCAAATCTTGGAGCATTTGGGGTTAGATGCCAGCAAGCCTATTAAAATGCTCTTTGATGGAGATGCGTTAAAACACATTGAGAAAATGCATGGCAAGGGGTCAAACTTAGTAGAAATCAGCAAACAACCCGCAGTAACTATCGAGGATAGAATTGTCAGTAAGAAAAACAATGCCCTAAATCTCAAAACTTTATATAAAGAAAATGGGCTTTTGGAAAAGAACCGCGATTTTAGCGGGGCAGGCATACGACTATCCAAAGATAACGGGAATACCCTTGAGGCAAGCCCAAGCACGCCCTTAGACGCAACCAGCCCTAACCCCAACTCTACTACATCCGTGCTTAAAGAGAGCAAGCGTGCATGGTTAGGGGCATTCCATCTTAAAAGCCTAGATGAGCCTTTTATCCCTCAATTTAGCCCTGCAGTGCAACAAGCCTTAGAGCCCGTGCTCAAAGGGGAGCAAATCCAATTAACACGCGGGAGTTTGGTTAAATTGGCAAAAAGGCAAAGAAAAGAGTTTTTACCTTTGATTAGACCGGCATTAGAAGAGCCTAATGTGGTGCTCAGACAGGTAGATGGGGCTTTAATTTTTGTTAAAGACTTTGGAGGAACTAAGTTTTTTGCCAGTGTCGCGCGGGGAGATAGTGGCGAGTGGGTCATCACCAGCAATGCGCCTAAAACACCCAATAATCTAAAAAATAAAATTAGCGAGGGTGGAGAAGTTTTAATAAGCGACTTGCCTGGACTTCCAATAATTGCTAGGTCACATGACGCTACAGCGTTGAGTAGCGGAGCAAGTCCTAAGGAGTCTAACAAGCTGCCACTTAAAACCCCCAAATAG
- a CDS encoding DNA methyltransferase, whose translation MLTHCSEIVPKGAVVLDYFAGGGSTGVACAQMGLDFIGVEKSADYARIAQENLQKAFENKGSLFEEIESGVAFCLWGKRPLF comes from the coding sequence ATTTTAACCCATTGTTCAGAGATTGTGCCTAAGGGCGCAGTGGTGTTAGATTATTTTGCAGGCGGTGGGAGCACGGGAGTGGCGTGTGCACAAATGGGCTTAGATTTTATCGGTGTAGAAAAGTCCGCAGATTATGCGCGTATCGCCCAAGAGAATTTACAAAAGGCTTTTGAAAATAAAGGGTCTTTGTTTGAGGAGATAGAGAGTGGGGTTGCATTTTGTTTATGGGGAAAAAGACCCCTTTTTTAG
- a CDS encoding acetate and sugar kinases/Hsc70/actin family protein yields the protein MPRGERAHLSLAYRARDLTQEIEKIQYENPTIIAFNDLSTFLQAYNAQKGRPKTKWESVKIAHEAKNDMHNSPSNHYNSFFSALKAWAGDKSRKMQILDRQGAHFELKGSLDLREGDLNPIELYAYYLGLYINNQYNGIFLNYLLSFPVTYELEVREMILESFKKGIAKSLPNALHAQGVLDRLKVEKGASEPAAYAISALEGYGFEPSDEEQVYYGVFDFGGGTTDFDFGLFMEAPEHSRYDYVLEHFGAGGDRYLGGENLLELASFEVVKYNRDVLLQQHIPFKKPAEGMPFAGSETLLNESQEARCNTQILAELLRPLWEGRDFEGKGDDRFSFSCWGHDGEPNTIHLDYDSQQIFELFKERIKRGVDNFFSEFFRATARFFEKKGMLEEGRSIHTFHIFLAGNSSKSPLVKELFEAKIAQISEQDANQAQTPISYKLYAPLESADFAKPNGKTGVAFGLVQARKGGSILVIDSNVEENIRFKYYLGRSKKRKFYTLIDRDHPYNKWKKFLDASESQFEVYYTTQASAANNHLSLTDHAIKKKSLETGVNNPHAFIFIRLVSPSAFEFVVATDEGLADENYLSNVQKVEL from the coding sequence GTGCCAAGAGGAGAGCGCGCACATTTATCCCTTGCGTATCGGGCTAGGGATTTAACCCAAGAGATCGAAAAAATCCAATATGAAAACCCTACCATCATTGCCTTTAACGATTTGAGCACCTTTTTACAAGCCTACAACGCCCAAAAAGGACGCCCCAAGACCAAATGGGAGAGTGTGAAAATCGCCCACGAAGCCAAGAACGACATGCACAACAGCCCCTCTAACCATTACAATTCGTTTTTCAGCGCGCTCAAGGCATGGGCGGGGGACAAGTCTAGAAAGATGCAAATCTTAGACAGACAGGGGGCGCATTTTGAGCTCAAGGGGAGCTTGGATTTGCGCGAGGGGGATTTAAACCCCATTGAACTTTATGCCTACTATCTAGGGCTTTACATCAACAACCAATACAATGGGATTTTTTTAAATTACCTCTTGTCCTTCCCCGTAACCTACGAGCTAGAGGTGCGTGAAATGATCTTAGAGAGCTTTAAAAAGGGCATTGCTAAATCCTTGCCTAATGCCTTGCATGCTCAAGGGGTGTTAGATCGCTTAAAGGTTGAAAAGGGGGCGAGCGAGCCAGCCGCCTATGCGATCAGCGCTTTAGAGGGCTATGGCTTTGAACCTAGCGATGAGGAGCAGGTGTATTATGGGGTCTTTGACTTTGGGGGCGGGACGACAGATTTTGATTTTGGACTATTCATGGAGGCACCCGAGCATAGCCGTTATGATTATGTCTTAGAGCATTTTGGCGCGGGCGGGGATCGCTATTTGGGGGGCGAAAATTTATTAGAGCTAGCCAGCTTTGAGGTTGTCAAATATAATAGAGATGTGTTACTCCAACAACACATCCCTTTTAAAAAACCCGCAGAGGGCATGCCCTTTGCAGGGAGTGAAACTTTGCTCAATGAATCCCAAGAGGCACGCTGTAACACTCAAATACTAGCAGAACTATTAAGACCGCTATGGGAGGGTAGAGATTTTGAAGGCAAAGGTGATGATCGATTTTCCTTTTCTTGTTGGGGACACGATGGTGAACCAAATACGATACACCTAGATTATGATTCTCAACAAATATTTGAACTTTTTAAAGAACGCATTAAAAGGGGGGTGGATAATTTTTTCAGCGAGTTTTTTAGGGCGACCGCGCGCTTTTTTGAAAAGAAAGGCATGTTAGAGGAGGGGCGCAGCATCCACACTTTCCATATTTTTTTAGCGGGCAATTCGAGTAAATCGCCCCTAGTCAAAGAACTCTTTGAGGCAAAGATCGCCCAAATCAGCGAGCAAGATGCCAACCAAGCCCAAACCCCCATTAGCTACAAACTCTACGCCCCTTTAGAGAGTGCGGATTTTGCTAAACCCAATGGTAAAACCGGGGTCGCCTTTGGCTTGGTGCAAGCCCGCAAGGGTGGGTCCATTCTAGTTATCGACTCCAATGTAGAGGAGAATATCCGCTTTAAATACTATTTAGGGCGATCTAAAAAGCGCAAGTTTTATACACTCATCGATCGCGATCACCCCTACAATAAATGGAAAAAATTCTTAGATGCCAGCGAGAGCCAATTTGAGGTGTATTACACCACGCAAGCCAGTGCGGCTAATAATCATTTAAGTCTCACCGATCACGCCATTAAGAAAAAATCCTTAGAAACGGGGGTGAATAACCCCCATGCCTTTATTTTTATCCGCCTAGTCTCCCCCAGTGCCTTTGAGTTTGTGGTGGCTACTGATGAAGGGCTAGCAGACGAGAATTATCTAAGTAACGTGCAAAAAGTGGAGTTATGA
- a CDS encoding protein grpE, whose amino-acid sequence MQAYELFLTLPPNLKQGLSNLFSENDPLAFLAIGTQGKNIEMLWDYTNNALKENKEGAQILVEIFYSLFGYYAKATPYKLDPLEVGQPYNPTKHQRHHSSLNASGNITQVLLRGYLHARNGEVKRQSIIKL is encoded by the coding sequence GTGCAAGCTTATGAATTGTTTTTGACTCTGCCCCCTAATCTCAAGCAGGGTTTGAGCAATCTTTTTAGCGAAAACGACCCACTTGCCTTTTTAGCCATCGGCACGCAGGGCAAGAATATCGAAATGCTGTGGGATTACACCAATAACGCCCTGAAGGAAAACAAAGAGGGGGCGCAAATTCTGGTAGAAATCTTTTATAGCCTCTTTGGTTACTACGCAAAAGCCACCCCCTATAAGCTAGACCCCCTAGAAGTGGGGCAGCCCTACAACCCCACCAAGCACCAACGCCACCACTCTAGCTTGAATGCCAGCGGAAACATTACCCAAGTGTTGTTGCGCGGCTATCTACACGCTAGGAATGGCGAAGTTAAACGACAATCTATAATCAAACTTTAA